A portion of the uncultured Draconibacterium sp. genome contains these proteins:
- a CDS encoding nucleoside hydrolase-like domain-containing protein, whose protein sequence is MKKLIVLYAVLGVFFAFSFQLNAQQKPRTIVTSDGEVDDMDSFIRFLLYTNNLDVEGLVYSSSQWHYKGDGKGTTFVSEMEMTKRIYGERTELRWPGTTWMQELTDKYAKVYPNLIQHDPNYPTPEYLKSIIRVGNIDFEGEMEKVTEGSEFIKNILLDDDDTPVYVQIWGGTNTLARALKSIEEEYKGKSNWEDIYKKVSEKTVIYAVLDQDATYKKYVEPNWPEVRVIYNSAQFWSFAYMWPRVVPESLKPFMEGEWYSENIKFNHGPLLENYYLWGDGQHIAGDPDHTHGSMEEVKKNGRKQYDFISEGDSPSYLFLLNFGLENYDDPTYGGLGGRFKQSESNPYRWEDGDDVTDYNTETGKQESAYPQLRWLKVIQNDFAARADWCVNDYEDANHAPIVEVEINAVLANAGDVVTLSGVATDPDNDNINYKWWNYAEAGTYPNVVKVKSSSKKQIRFRIPDDAKAGQTIHLILEVSDDGNPSLTRFQRVVIQIN, encoded by the coding sequence ATGAAAAAACTGATCGTGCTTTACGCTGTTCTTGGTGTATTTTTTGCTTTTTCATTTCAACTAAATGCACAGCAGAAGCCCCGCACAATTGTAACTTCCGATGGCGAAGTGGATGATATGGATTCGTTTATTCGCTTTTTACTTTACACCAACAATTTGGATGTTGAAGGCTTGGTTTACAGCAGTTCGCAGTGGCATTACAAGGGCGATGGCAAAGGCACAACTTTCGTTTCTGAAATGGAAATGACCAAACGTATTTACGGCGAACGAACCGAATTGCGCTGGCCCGGAACTACGTGGATGCAGGAGTTAACTGATAAGTACGCCAAAGTTTATCCCAACCTTATTCAGCACGATCCCAATTATCCGACACCGGAATACCTGAAGAGTATTATCCGTGTGGGTAACATCGATTTTGAAGGTGAAATGGAGAAAGTTACCGAAGGTTCGGAATTCATTAAGAATATTCTGCTCGACGATGACGATACTCCTGTTTACGTGCAAATTTGGGGTGGAACAAACACTTTGGCACGTGCGCTAAAATCTATCGAAGAAGAGTACAAAGGAAAATCAAACTGGGAAGATATCTACAAAAAAGTATCGGAAAAAACGGTTATTTACGCTGTTCTCGATCAGGATGCGACCTATAAAAAGTATGTGGAGCCCAACTGGCCCGAGGTTCGTGTGATTTATAATTCTGCACAATTCTGGAGTTTTGCTTACATGTGGCCGCGGGTTGTTCCCGAAAGCCTGAAACCGTTTATGGAAGGGGAGTGGTATTCCGAAAATATCAAATTCAATCACGGGCCACTGTTGGAAAACTATTATTTGTGGGGCGACGGACAGCACATTGCCGGCGATCCGGATCATACGCACGGAAGTATGGAAGAGGTAAAGAAGAACGGACGAAAACAGTACGATTTTATTTCGGAAGGCGATAGCCCGTCGTATTTGTTTCTGCTGAACTTTGGTCTTGAAAATTACGATGATCCAACATATGGTGGTTTGGGAGGCCGTTTTAAACAATCAGAATCCAATCCGTATCGTTGGGAAGATGGCGACGATGTAACCGATTATAATACGGAAACAGGCAAGCAGGAATCTGCCTATCCGCAGTTGCGTTGGTTAAAAGTTATTCAAAACGATTTTGCCGCCCGGGCCGATTGGTGCGTAAATGATTATGAAGATGCCAATCATGCGCCAATAGTTGAGGTTGAAATTAATGCTGTTCTGGCCAATGCCGGTGACGTGGTAACACTTTCGGGTGTCGCAACCGACCCTGATAACGATAATATAAACTACAAATGGTGGAACTATGCAGAGGCTGGTACTTATCCGAATGTTGTAAAGGTAAAATCATCAAGTAAAAAGCAGATAAGGTTTCGGATTCCGGATGATGCAAAAGCAGGACAAACCATTCACTTAATTCTTGAAGTATCCGACGATGGAAATCCTTCATTAACAAGATTTCAACGAGTTGTAATCCAAATAAACTAA
- a CDS encoding alpha/beta hydrolase-fold protein, with product MKRRFFLLVLFIAIGISSFAQQALFGGQPIVSPEINDDNSVTFRLLAPNAESVIVTGDFLPTEMVQSPMGEMEAPGKAEMTKDEKGVWSYTSEPLESELYDYSFVIDGFTTTDPSNPYVIRDIASITNYFIIEGGKADLYMVQDVPHGSVTRRWYDSPGLDMDRCAVIYTPPGYENSDKKYPVLYLLHGAGGDEEAWFAHGKATRILDNLIAQGKAEPMIVVMPNGNVIQDAAPGEGRDGFVTPAFMIPNTMDGIFEANFMDILKFVESNYRVKADKADRAIAGLSMGGFHSFHISRYYPNTFDYVGLFSAALLPREDASGKVYSDIDGTLKTQMDNGYKLYWMGIGKTDFLYDANKEIRAKFDDMGMKYTYMETDGGHIWRNWRIYLSDFVSLLFK from the coding sequence ATGAAAAGACGATTTTTCCTGCTTGTTTTATTTATTGCAATCGGCATTTCTTCGTTTGCACAACAAGCATTGTTTGGAGGACAGCCAATCGTATCTCCTGAAATTAATGACGATAACTCCGTAACATTTCGCCTATTGGCACCCAATGCCGAATCGGTAATTGTTACCGGCGATTTTTTGCCAACAGAGATGGTGCAATCGCCAATGGGAGAAATGGAAGCCCCCGGAAAAGCAGAAATGACCAAAGATGAAAAAGGCGTTTGGTCGTATACTTCCGAACCGTTGGAATCAGAATTGTACGATTATTCATTTGTAATTGATGGTTTTACAACTACCGATCCGAGCAATCCGTATGTAATTCGCGATATCGCTTCCATAACCAACTACTTTATTATTGAAGGAGGAAAGGCCGATCTTTACATGGTACAGGATGTTCCACATGGAAGTGTAACACGTCGCTGGTACGATTCGCCGGGATTGGATATGGATCGTTGCGCAGTGATTTATACACCTCCGGGTTACGAAAATTCAGACAAAAAATATCCTGTACTTTATTTGCTTCATGGTGCCGGTGGCGATGAGGAAGCCTGGTTTGCACACGGAAAAGCCACTCGTATTCTTGACAACCTGATTGCACAAGGCAAAGCTGAACCAATGATTGTGGTTATGCCCAACGGAAACGTAATCCAGGATGCAGCCCCGGGCGAGGGGCGCGATGGTTTTGTAACACCTGCATTTATGATTCCGAATACAATGGACGGTATTTTTGAAGCCAATTTTATGGATATCCTGAAATTTGTAGAAAGCAATTATCGCGTTAAAGCCGATAAAGCAGACCGTGCCATTGCCGGTTTGTCAATGGGAGGTTTTCACTCTTTCCATATTTCGCGGTATTATCCAAATACTTTCGATTATGTAGGATTATTTTCGGCAGCACTTTTGCCACGCGAAGATGCATCGGGTAAAGTTTACAGCGACATTGACGGTACTTTAAAAACCCAAATGGATAATGGTTATAAATTATATTGGATGGGTATCGGTAAAACCGATTTCCTTTATGATGCCAACAAAGAGATAAGAGCCAAATTTGACGACATGGGAATGAAATATACCTACATGGAAACCGATGGTGGCCACATTTGGCGCAACTGGCGGATTTACTTGTCAGATTTCGTGTCTTTGCTGTTTAAATGA